In the Neodiprion virginianus isolate iyNeoVirg1 chromosome 2, iyNeoVirg1.1, whole genome shotgun sequence genome, caatgaataatatcaCATGTACAACGCATAAATTGCATCTGCAGTTCTAAATAAACTCAATACgttagtagaaaaaaaaacaatttgaccATTCGAAATACTTTTCGGGGGTTTCGGTGCTTGTGAATGTTTTCTCGGCGAGAGGATGCAGGTAGGCTATTTCCATCAatctattatatattgtatccGTAACTCACGTAGGGTAGTCAGCCTGAAATACATCTCAGGTTGCCTTAGATTATTGAAACAGTGAAATCTCTTTTCTCGCCACGGGTTTGATAAgtgattttaaacaaaaattgctTGTTAAAATTTCTTCGTTATTACCTGTCTTTGGTGATCCATCAAAACAATTTTAAGATTCTTCCGATTACGTACTTTTACAGTGATTCTGTGTGCGAATGGAAGAGAATGGGTTTACACCGTGGTGAGCGAAATTTGATTGCAGCAGAACATCTCAATTTAATCAAAGGCTTGCCAAGATCCAAGGAAAATGCTCTTCCCATTACGTGAAATCAGCGAAATAATATACGAAATTGCTAAATAGCCAGGCTGGAATCTCTACCTCGCGTATGAAAAACACAGTTAATATAGGAACACTTATAGCAATATTTATCGGTTATACTCAATGTACAGTAGCTGCACGATACCCGGACCGATGAACGAAGGAATAGCACTGAACAATGTATTGTCTCTACTCAATGCAATTGAAGCCGTAGTTGTTATCCCTTGTATTCGCAATGGTTAGTTTTTGTACGATAAATGATTTATGTACGTGTGATATTCTCTATTGTAATGATGTCAGTTTGTCGCGAGAATGTGTTATAGGAGACGATTTTCTCAAGTCTATgtacagttttatttattgcatTACTGGGGGAGGTTGAGGAGGACATTTTGACCAACGGGAAGATATGAGACTTGGCGAGAACGTGACAGCTGGTACGCAATGTCTTCGGCGGCTTCGATTCTCCTAAGCTCAACCAGACCGTCGCCAGCTTCGCCGAACGCTTTGGCGAGCAGAAGTGCAGCCTGTGCGTCACCTTCCGCACTTATGACGGCTGCCTTCTTCTGTTGTTCGGCTTTTTCTACGAGGAAACGCGCCTTCTCCGCGTCCTGCTGGGCGACCTGCTTCAACTCAACAGCTTGCGTGAACTCTTTGCCGAATGTCAAGTGtgtctgaaaataaaatcatttaaatCAAAGTTCGACATTGGCGAAATCGGGTGATATACGCCACGCAGGGCGGTACTTACAATTGAAATATCGTCCAGAATTACTCCGAACTGAGCAGCACGTTCCGTCAAATCTTCGTTAACTTTCTGAGATACCATTTCACGTTGAGTGATTAATTCCCCAGCGTCAAATTGCGCTACCACAGCCTTCAACACTTCCGTAGTAATTGATGGCAGTACTCGTTCTTCATAATCAACTCCAAGAACAGTATAAATTTTCGGCAGAGATTCTGGTATCGGCCTGAACAATATACGCAACGTGATATTCACATTTTGCAAGTCCTTACTTCCTGTAATGACTGGGACGTTTCTTGGGCGTGATCTAATGTCAAACATGATAGGTCTCTGAACccagggaatgaaaaaatgcgtCCCTTCACCCACTACTGTATTCTTTACCCCGGCAAATCTATCGAATATTACCGCTCTGTACCCTCCGTCAACTGAAACACACATTAAATCATTGTAACACTTTTTTCcttgcaattattttcttcaacaaGGTTATCCCTGAATTAATCACAAAATGAGGAAACTTTTATGTTGGATGGAGTGGTGATTAAATCAAAGCATCAAATAATATTTCGTTAACAGTATTTTAGAACACAATTATCATCTCAACCGATTTGGATTTACGAGGTTGTTATCTGGAGTTTATCTGTACATGATTTGAAAATGCTGACACATTTTACAGTGAGAGACTCAGAGGCATAAGccagaataaaatttaagttGAACTTCAAACATTGTTCATCtattatttcaataaaccTTAAAATTACATTATAAATTCCGGCTATAGCATAATAATATTAGAACTACTCCTGTCAGAGTCGTATTTCATCGTGTCaagtttattcaaaatataatcATAGGTATTTTACTTGGTGCATTTGACAACTCAGCAAATAGAGTATTGtggaaaaataacaaaatgcaACAAACCATTATAGAGGGCAGAATTGACTACACCACCAACAAGAGCCACTCCAAGGCCCACCTGGCCGATCctgttgaataaatttgctGCCATATTTTCGTAGCGGACCTGGAtataaaaaaactttattaatttttatacttttggACTGAACGTTATAAGAAATTATTGATTTATCATTTGTGAGAGTAAAATCTGATGTAACAGTAGCTTTAATTTATGTGTACCAAGTCTAACCTAAAAAAAGTTACATCTCACAGCTCAAATTTGGTACAAGGGATTTTCTCAATCTTAATTCTATACGCCTGTAAGAAAATGAAGTGAAACACAATACCTTGGGACACTGAGAATCACcagaaatattacaaaatatgtGTAAACATTGGGAAGATAGCTCGTCGCAATTAAGCCGACCGGGCTCTTTTTAACCGGACAATTCTCAAGAATACTCGTGTGTCCATTTTACGTAATACAACAATAAGAATATTGTGAAAAACAATGATTAAAAGTTGCCTGCATAATAATGAATTACTTACGTAATTGACGGCGTTTTCCGAGTCTTTTTAGCAGTTTTTCTCCTCGTGCCGCGATGCTGGTCGATAAAGGAAAATGGATTCCGGCAATACAGCCTGCTGAAAGAACGACGAGCCGGCACAGGCGTAGGTTGCAGGCCGCAAAGCGATACCCTGATACTGCATAACCTCTCACTTCTCTATTGGTTCCTTCCACTCAGTTGACTTCGTGATTGGTCAATTCTCCTGTCTCAAAATGCTCGCGACGTGGGGGTAGACATCGCGTGTATTTCACTTGCCGGCCCGATATTCCGTTCAGATCGTGGACTGATTTTCACGCATGCGTATGGATGCTCGCAATCGTGCGTATTTATACGCCTGCGGGTAGGCAGCATGCTATTCGTTTCATAAAAAGTATGTGCCTATAGTACGGCGTGATTTTTTCACGCCTGGGATCAGGCAATGCGCGACTCGTTCCattaaaatcattaaaattgCTCGATACGCACCAGGAAAGCAAATCTTACACAGGTGTAGAAAGCATAGAAGACATCGTGCAGGGTAATAAGGAGCGTTACTTGCACCAGCACTGACATTTTCTGTTGGATAGAGCATACTACTAAGTATGTGCGCTTGTTTATGCAATTTCGCATTGTCGAATTCAATGAAAACTCGTGATAGGTGTAGACGAAAGCCGGTAGCGCTCGAAGCCAGATCCCTATCTTAGCAACTGCGGAGGCAGCCAACCACGttcgaaaattaattctttgcacctcaaattacaaaaaacaaatattcttGAACCATTTTCGAATGATGTTTTTTGAAACTGTCTGGAAGTTACATAAGATGGTTTCCAGActataattgtttttttgtttttcaagaaGAATCACAACCTAGTAATTGAGTTCACCCATTTTATCACTAGGATTCGTTAACAATGTGAAATCTTTCCAACAGTCTAATAACAATTGTTCCATTGATTTGTTTCAtgtgaaaattgttataaGTTCACTccacaataaaattttcagataaatCAGAATTGACAGATAATTCATTTAACACGTGGTGTGGCTAACAAGAAAAAGTTACATTGAGTATTTAAATTTGCGGAGCTGTACAAACCTTTAAACGGATAACGGTTTTCGCAGCGAATAACTCCAGTCTTTACCTGTAGATGTTGAGATACCTCCATAAAACGACAATTCATTACTAACTTTTAGTAAGCACAGCCGCTCTTAATCTCCAGCGCTTTTAAATGCCCAAATGAGTTTTTATGAAAACTAATTGCAAATTACACGTCTACCTCGTAACATCATGACTAAAactgattttcttttctgGGCTGTTTATTACAGTACTTACTTCTCTACCCGAATACCTTCTGTATTTGGTCGCcaaaatttcagcaaaaatttatgtgaacCTGGGTCACTACGCACTGAAAAATACTCCAAAAGTAAACGCGCCCCCGGGTGGGCTCGAACCACCAACCTTTCGGTTAACAGCCGAACGCGCTAGCCGATTGCGCCACGGAGGCGGTTggggtgggaaaaaaatgtgttcaaATCCAATGTAGTTGTGTTTTTCAGTATGTTTGGTGATAGCTtatatgaaaacaaaattgacgaaatgaaagaaaaatgatttactCCAAAatttacggtttttttttttcttttttttgcattGAATCTTGGTGATTGAAAAAGGAGATTTCcaatcttttgaaatcaaatttaattacaGTGTTCCATTACAATATGACAATTTCTTAAGTATTTCGAAGTGATGAAACCAAAAATTAGCCGATAATGGGATGTGGTGTGCTACGCGACACAAAGATTCTAAAATCAGACAGTTGAACCAAATCGATGGAAAACAATTGGAAATTGCACATGGTGCTCATATTATCACATTTACATtgaaatacaataattttttccgttCATAGACGTAccttaagggagctttccagtgtgacagcccgaaaaatcgctgtttttcgcgattttttttttttaagaaaaaataatctaatcggtctggttttttttttgtatattaattgggtattgaagaatactaaacaattttttcaagatcgatttatttattaattaatatctataaaaatgatgaaacaattgttgcagaaaatgcacttggatgtggtgtccacgttgggggtcacaattttgatctgaaacaaaaaacacaaaaagattattgatcggtatataattggctttcgtgctatggaggcttttttctttttttttttttttgcaaaaatggcgccggtttgaacaaaaagtatcgattttagcattttttttgacagttttttttacaaaaaaataggaagatgtcaaaaaaaaaaaaaaagcttccatagcacgataaacaat is a window encoding:
- the LOC124299182 gene encoding protein l(2)37Cc, whose product is MAANLFNRIGQVGLGVALVGGVVNSALYNVDGGYRAVIFDRFAGVKNTVVGEGTHFFIPWVQRPIMFDIRSRPRNVPVITGSKDLQNVNITLRILFRPIPESLPKIYTVLGVDYEERVLPSITTEVLKAVVAQFDAGELITQREMVSQKVNEDLTERAAQFGVILDDISITHLTFGKEFTQAVELKQVAQQDAEKARFLVEKAEQQKKAAVISAEGDAQAALLLAKAFGEAGDGLVELRRIEAAEDIAYQLSRSRQVSYLPVGQNVLLNLPQ